In Aspergillus fumigatus Af293 chromosome 4, whole genome shotgun sequence, one genomic interval encodes:
- a CDS encoding class I SAM-dependent methyltransferase, protein MKLSITHPEIDSRILQIAMASSSPTLKENIRKAYDNVAVKYAEWTKSSYPTRVQYLQKLLACLPPAPVEKSVLELGCGSGQPCTAILASDPAMKVTANDISPVQLALAKEHLPSANVALIEGDMMELSFGDHSFDAVIAMYSILHLPKEEQVTLLKRIYKWLKPGALFLGSFAAGLKEEDLFDKHWLDGTDGEMFWSGWGEERTCEIVSLIGYELILREVVAEIEEEKGEGREIPFLWVLGKKPDN, encoded by the coding sequence ATGAAGCTCTCAATTACTCACCCAGAAATTGATTCTCGTATACTGCAGATCGCAATGGCATCGTCATCTCCGACCCTCAAAGAAAATATCAGGAAGGCCTACGACAATGTAGCAGTCAAGTACGCAGAATGGACGAAATCCAGCTACCCTACCCGCGTCCAATATCTGCAGAAGCTGCTCGCATGCCTTCCGCCCGCACCAGTGGAAAAGTCGGTTCTCGAGTTAGGCTGCGGGTCAGGCCAGCCGTGCACTGCGATCCTTGCTTCAGACCCTGCCATGAAAGTCACGGCGAACGATATCTCTCCTGTGCAGCTTGCCCTTGCCAAAGAGCATCTCCCCTCTGCAAATGTGGCTCTTATCGAGGGAGACATGATGGAGCTGTCGTTTGGAGATCACAGTTTCGACGCCGTCATTGCAATGTATTCGATCCTGCACTTGCCGAAGGAGGAACAAGTGACTCTCCTAAAAAGGATCTACAAGTGGTTGAAGCCTGGAGCCTTGTTTCTGGGGAGTTTTGCGGCAGGactcaaggaagaggactTGTTTGATAAGCACTGGTTGGATGGGACTGATGGGGAGATGTTTTGGAGTGGCtggggagaggagaggacCTGTGAGATAGTCTCGTTAATCGGATATGAGCTGATTCTCAGGGAGGTTGTCGCtgagattgaggaagagaagggagaaggaagagaaatTCCCTTTCTGTGGGTCCTGGGGAAGAAGCCAGATAATTAA
- a CDS encoding GIY-YIG nuclease family protein: protein MPIDGQNGGTSPESRDTGRPVEGTPAASVRPMPIWELETNIKEVILKTATNDEKGYAYLFADQSDEAGYFKVGKSATPLKRGKRHQSQCGHRTFTVIDGVPRGMSVPWHGRLESLALAELANMNYSYKCICGTRHREYCTGSWTEALEILNCWSRWLQLSPYDENAQLLPFWRDRLRLLGGERFSHPRCPRAECRDSDIGFSSCQKCLRLRLKAWTDVTDLDYFEYECRMRIGWGFHRQVMFLMWPLLGNSALTLIDGCEGLKRLASFLWAPMTHLHLLLLLVLSLLLSSNASRASVLSYVISCIFAYCRIRSGLSYTPKAHTIPQPPHKKATRTVSKSPALRIPPEAASEKEMPDTEEPPSEKRPVSRHRAHDISNTPRGQSAPGSPEMSDISEYNRPNPFLTPDRATRTVGKNSPKAGAKRRKSDVR from the coding sequence ATGCCAATTGACGGTCAAAATGGCGGTACCTCTCCGGAGAGCCGTGACACAGGGCGACCTGTCGAAGGGACCCCCGCGGCGTCTGTGCGACCAATGCCGATCTGGGAGCTGGAAACCAATATCAAGGAGGTGATCCTGAAGACTGCCACGAATGACGAAAAAGGGTATGCCTATCTATTCGCTGATCAGAGCGACGAGGCGGGATATTTCAAAGTGGGAAAATCTGCAACGCCATTGAAGCGCGGGAAACGGCATCAAAGTCAGTGCGGGCACCGAACCTTCACAGTGATCGATGGGGTGCCCCGAGGAATGTCAGTTCCTTGGCACGGGCGGTTAGAGTCATTGGCGCTCGCTGAACTCGCCAATATGAATTATTCATACAAATGCATTTGCGGTACGCGCCACCGAGAATACTGTACTGGAAGCTGGACCGAGGCCTTGGAGATCTTGAACTGCTGGTCCCGCTGGCTGCAGCTCAGTCCGTATGACGAGAATGCCCAACTTCTGCCTTTCTGGAGGGATAGACTTCGTCTTCTGGGAGGGGAACGTTTTAGCCACCCCAGGTGCCCCCGCGCTGAATGTCGGGACAGCGACATTGGCTTCAGCTCATGTCAAAAATGCCTCCGGCTGCGCTTGAAAGCATGGACTGACGTGACAGATCTCGATTATTTCGAGTACGAATGTCGCATGAGGATTGGCTGGGGGTTTCACCGTCAAGTCATGTTCTTGATGTGGCCGCTCTTGGGGAATAGTGCTTTGACTCTCATTGACGGCTGCGAGGGATTGAAACGCCTCGCATCCTTTTTGTGGGCCCCGATGACACATTTGCATTTGCTTTTGCTGTTGGTGCTCTCGCTCTTGCTCTCGAGCAATGCTTCTCGCGCATCCGTTCTGAGCTATGTTATCTCTTGCATATTTGCCTATTGCAGGATCAGGAGCGGATTGAGCTACACTCCAAAAGCCCACACCATTCCCCAGCCACCGCACAAGAAGGCCACTAGGACAGTTTCGAAATCTCCAGCACTGAGGATTCCTCCTGAAGCAGCCAGTGAAAAGGAGATGCCAGATACAGAAGAACCGCCCTCCGAGAAGCGCCCAGTCAGCCGTCACAGAGCGCACGATATCTCAAATACTCCCCGGGGCCAAAGCGCCCCCGGATCCCCTGAAATGTCTGACATATCAGAGTACAACAGGCCCAATCCGTTCTTGACGCCGGACCGAGCAACAAGGACAGTTGGAAAAAACAGCCCGAAAGCCGGCGCAAAGCGACGAAAGAGCGATGTTCGTTGA
- a CDS encoding ankyrin repeat domain-containing protein, translating into MAESLGAAASIVGIVSLAGQICSGVQQLYAFVDSVKQAPSDFQNIKNDMLLIERLVGRMADDCTGLPEYLDNDILKSSLELCLSRITRLLTIIQSLDPSSQKNRPINLIKATVKKARVAEFVKELDSAKMTLMLVYQHHTQTLRPLGMSQLACRSTSNAQPMEQKKLSTQMVKFGQSCSNTSEVIYAFWLGSLSVKSQTVTRRPANQKPDTAATEYRSEKKTFTLKSTGWWSSRIIELQAIRQASHWTFNLRPWQVVSPDSLLFAFCREGDLRNIQRLFSKGLASPFDITPDGDMALHFAALSGNPELVAFLLYNGADAHVENTSGENALHLAMISPREEEHVELARLLVEKGQVDPMGSVRQTGVVHSYAGPVEAFRYLIHQDEFLVDPEERNRSGRTILHHQIFHRLYYGESFERIQVLFAAGHHLSGGHIDGDPIYDGYSALHCAAHVWATAKLREGEHTARQSELVLRRLLTTGEGIHRISSRGYTALTTIGEMIHFCNRSPALNQEIIAAWLNLLSEAGHDVEAYCLTECTLERKRQETSRSAFPRFLIVFEKIEGVQRLNSMRISISSLEQVIEVEDEDEEAPKIESTRALSSHVVPSFRERRTDAMFPNRSVSLGLRKQIFAFVMFILFILLLRQT; encoded by the exons ATGGCCGAGAGTCTTGGGGCTGCAGCGTCAATTGTAGGGATTGTTTCGCTCGCGGGGCAGATTTGCAGTGGGGTCCAGCAACTCTACGCCTTTGTGGACTCTGTCAAACAGGCTCCGTCGGACTTTCAGAACATCAAAAATGACATGCTACTCATAGAGAGGCTCGTAGGGCGTATGGCCGACGACTGCACCGGCCTCCCGGAGTATCTGGACAATGACATTCTCAAGTCCTCCCTTGAGCTGTGCCTGTCTCGCATTACCCGACTGTTGACAATCATCCAATCACTCGATCCCTCGAGCCAGAAGAATCGACCCATCAATTTGATAAAGGCAACCGTGAAAAAGGCGAGGGTTGCGGAGTTTGTAAAAGAGTTGGACAGTGCGAAGATGACTTTGATGCTAGTGTATCAACATCATACCCA GACATTACGCCCTCTAGGTATGAGCCAACTGGCCTGCCGTTCGACGAGCAATGCACAACCGATGGAGCAAAAAAAGCTCAGTACACAGATGGTAAAGTTCGGTCAATCGTGCAGCAACACGTCGGAAGTAATATACGCTTTTTGGCTCGGCAGCTTGTCCGTCAAGTCTCAAACAGTCACACGAAGACCAGCAAATCAAAAACCAGACACGGCAGCGACCGAGTATCGATCCGAGAAAAAGACGTTTACTCTGAAATCAACAGGATGGTGGTCGTCTCGCATCATCGAGCTGCAAGCTATCCGACAAGCGAGTCACTGGACGTTCAACCTACGACCATGGCAAGTAGTCAGTCCTGATTCTTTATTGTTTGCCTTTTGCAGGGAGGGAGATTTACGCAACATCCAACGACTCTTTAGTAAAGGCCTGGCCTCGCCTTTTGATATAACACCTGACGGTGACATGGCATTGCAT TTTGCGGCCTTGTCGGGAAACCCGGAATTGGTGGCATTCCTTCTGTACAATGGAGCAGATGCACATGTCGAAAATACATCAGGAGA GAACGCTCTTCATCTCGCAATGATTAGTCCTCGGGAAGAAGAACATGTGGAACTGGCCCGGTTGCTAGTGGAAAAAGGGCAAGTTGATCCCATGGGATCAGTAAGACAAACCGGCGTCGTACACTCATATGCCGGTCCGGTGGAGGCCTTCAGGTACCTCATCCACCAAGATGAGTTTCTCGTCGACCCGGAAGAGCGAAACCGTAGTGGAAGAACAATCTTGCACCATCAGATCTTCCATCGACTCTATTACGGGGAGTCCTTCGAGCGGATCCAGGTTCTTTTCGCTGCTGGTCACCATCTTTCCGGAGGCCACATTGATGGCGACCCGATCTATGACGGCTATTCCGCGCTGCATTGCGCTGCTCATGTCTGGGCTACTGCAAAACTCAGAGAGGGCGAGCACACAGCGCGGCAAAGTGAGCTGGTTCTGCGGAGGCTTTTGACTACAGGAGAGGGTATACATCGAATAAGCAGCCGAGGTTACACCGCTTTAACGACTATCGGCGAGATGATCCACTTTTGTAACAGAAGCCCGGCGCTGAATCAGGAGATTATCGCTGCATGGCTCAATCTGCTTTCGGAGGCAGGACACGACGTAGAGGCCTACTGCCTGACGGAATGCACCCTTGAGAGAAAGAGACAGGAGACTTCAAGATCGGCTTTTCCTAGGTTTCTTATCGTCTTCGAAAAGATAGAAGGAGTGCAGAGACTTAATAGCATGCGGATATCGATCTCCTCACTGGAACAGGTGATTGAagtggaagatgaggatgaagaagccCCGAAAATTGAGAGCACACGAGCATTGTCATCCCACGTCGTTCCCAGTTTTCGGGAAAGGCGTACTGACGCAATGTTTCCAAATCGTTCAGTCTCTTTGGGTCTGAGGAAGCAAATATTTGCCTTCGTGATGTTCATATTGTTCATATTGCTTCTTCGTCAGACCTAG
- a CDS encoding FAD-dependent oxidoreductase — MTHYVSLIHQTLCDSAVEYERTDGDADQPASDAFQLNDRSDRLLCLVLYFLVDLLNVSEYEGQAVRISNSSCRCRPHEPCWPSPQEWNALNSSVDGNLFAVRPVAAPCHEGDSEACDLVTKQWYNSTWRAAQPGAVQWENWDSWLEHNQTCSIINPQGPCGQGRVSLYSVVAEKASHIQEAVRFAKRHNLRLAIKNSGHDFLGRSTAPQSLQILTNGMKDIHFSDNFRPSGAPSNISEGSAITIGAGVSLQELYPAAGKKGKTVVAGLSHTVGAAGGYIQGGGHSFLGPWKGMSTDNVLEYTVVAATGHLVIANNYRNTDLFWALRGGGGGTFGVVVAVTLRTFDEVPVVFGNLNVSTMAGDPNFWQVMTDFHAALPAINDHAGGYYWMTPNMPVDKTLNVSSLSIILMAANQSSTAMMDRLFAPFRSKLNETSGVFTEYESLAFPDIHTLLSDLLLPAREDQTGHNTILGSRLFSHDLLVSSDGPKKLVSALQKIKFDPGQGITGHIVAGGLVTKNGRTIDSALNPAWRKAATHIDFGRAWPPSATLAQRDAIIRRLTDVEMPILKAVEGKKMGSYMNEANAYEPDFQTEFWGSNYPRLYRIKQKWDPSGLFIARKGVGSEDWDDAGLCRVHRK, encoded by the exons ACCCTCTGTGACAGCGCAGTCGAATACGAGCGAACGGACGGTGACGCCGATCAGCCTGCTTCTGATGCCTTTCAGCTGAATGATCGATCAGACAGACTACTGTGTTTGGTGCTTTATTTCCTAGTTGACCTCCTGAACGTTAGCGAGTACGAAGGCCAGGCAGTGCGCAT TTCGAATTCCTCCTGTCGTTGCAGACCCCACGAGCCCTGTTGGCCCTCTCCACAAGAGTGGAATGCCCTTAACAGCTCCGTTGATGGTAATCTCTTCGCCGTTCGGCCGGTGGCTGCCCCCTGCCATGAAGGAGACTCCGAAGCCTGCGACCTTGTCACCAAGCAATGGTATAATTCCACCTGGCGAGCCGCGCAGCCCGGCGCCGTTCAGTGGGAAAACTGGGACTCGTGGTTGGAACATAACCAGACCTGCTCGATTATAAACCCTCAGGGGCCTTGCGGTCAGGGGAGGGTTTCTTTATACTCTGTCGTGGCCGAGAAAGCATCCCACATCCAAGAAGCTGTTCGGTTCGCCAAGAGACACAATCTTCGCCTTGCGATCAAGAACTCTGGGCATGACTTTCTTGGTCGCTCAACGGCGCCGCAGTCACTCCAGATCCTTACTAATGGAATGAAGGATATCCATTTCAGTGACAACTTCAGACCGAGCGGTGCTCCGAGTAACATATCAGAGGGTTCCGCCATCACAATTGGGGCTGGTGTCAGCTTGCAGGAGCTAtatcctgctgctggaaaGAAAGGCAAGACAGTGGTTGCTGGTCTTTCACACACTGTTGGCGCTGCGGGTGGGTATATCCAGGGAGGAGGGCACTCTTTCTTGGGGCCCTGGAAGGGCATGTCCACGGATAATGTACTCGAATATACCGTCGTGGCTGCTACT GGCCACCTGGTTATTGCGAACAACTATCGGAACACCGACCTCTTCTGGGCTCTtcgcggcggaggagggggcACCTTTGGTGTTGTTGTGGCAGTGACCCTGCGCACCTTTGACGAGGTTCCAGTTGTCTTTGGCAATCTCAATGTCAGCACCATGGCCGGGGATCCCAATTTCTGGCAGGTGATGACGGATTTCCATGCTGCTTTACCAGCCATCAATGACCACGCCGGGGGCTACTATTGGATGACTCCCAACATGCCGGTGGACAAGACATTGAATGTCTCGTCACTGTCAATCATACTCATGGCTGCAAATCAAAGCAGCACAGCAATGATGGATCGTCTCTTCGCGCCTTTCAGATCCAAGCTGAACGAAACCTCCGGTGTCTTTACGGAATACGAGTCGCTGGCCTTCCCCGATATCCATACTCTTCTCTccgatctcctccttcccGCAAGGGAAGACCAAACTGGCCATAACACTATCCTAGGTTCAAGGCTATTCTCCCACGATTTGCTTGTTTCAAGCGACGGCCCAAAGAAACTGGTCTCCGCTCTACAGAAGATCAAGTTCGATCCCGGACAAGGTATCACCGGCCACATCGTCGCCGGAGGACTTGTCACCAAAAACGGACGGACTATCGACAGCGCTTTGAATCCGGCCTGGAGAAAAGCAGCGACCCATATCGATTTTGGTCGCGCCTGGCCGCCGTCTGCCACCCTCGCTCAACGGGATGCTATCATTCGCCGCCTGACTGACGTTGAGATGCCAATTCTCAAGGCTGTCgagggaaagaagatgggGTCCTATATGAATGAGGCCAATGCCTACGAGCCAGATTTCCAGACTGAGTTCTGGGGAAGCAACTATCCGCGACTGTATCGCATCAAGCAGAAATGGGATCCCAGTGGTCTTTTCATTGCTCGGAAGGGAGTGGGGAGTGAGGATTGGGATGATGCTGGACTTTGCCGGGTTCATAGGAAGTAG